Proteins encoded in a region of the Coffea eugenioides isolate CCC68of chromosome 4, Ceug_1.0, whole genome shotgun sequence genome:
- the LOC113768311 gene encoding uncharacterized protein LOC113768311 isoform X1: MQRHFARRLSVSPAELSYSARGYLRSVWNSDNHIVLRCNIAFAETSNLVGGSKLQWRRSSFAVSAASDSSSEARKGRKRVSKDERRSMVESFVHRYRVLNLGKFPTVSEAQREVGGSYYTVRMLVQELQYKSQMPAINTKESEIEAETKRKVELSIIIGDVLRNQIATEEDTIAYTQEIVKTPLRDSESTKGELEISDYLIKVSEAPIRKKTAGESELTETTVPSVAQTSSDIEALKNESPPLRTSWEKQAVHKNDSLPESDEHPKQDSSPSVSEEEISFSKTGTSSARSDKSEALSDGSDSRNEEPECDVIKFKDNQLEQSPEPEKLTRDLSKEQTDDADSPIESFTWKSLKSLADGFLNMWRKL, translated from the exons ATGCAGCGGCACTTTGCGAGGCGGCTGTCTGTTTCTCCGGCGGAGCTCTCTTATTCCGCTagag GCTATTTAAGATCTGTTTGGAATTCTGACAATCATATTGTACTTCGGTGCAACATAGCTTTTGCTGAGACATCAAATCTTGTGGGTGGATCGAAACTCCAATGGCGCAGAAGCTCCTTTGCGGTCTCTGCTGCTTCAGACTCTTCATCAGAAGCTAGGAAGGGTCGGAAAAGGGTCTCAAAGGATGAAAGGAGATCTATGGTGGAATCGTTTGTACACAG GTATAGAGTCCTGAACTTGGGGAAGTTTCCAACTGTTTCAGAAGCTCAAAGAGAAGTTGGTGGATCATACTACACTGTGAGAATGCTGGTACAAGAGttgcaatataaatctcaaatgcCTGCTATAAACACGAAGGAATCTGAAATCGAAGCAGAAACCAAGAGAAAGGTTGAACTATCAATCATTATTGGAGATGTTTTGCGCAACCAAATTGCAACTGAAGAAGATACTATTGCTTACACTCAGGAAATTGTTAAAACACCATTGCGAGATAGTGAATCCACAAAAGGTGAATTAGAGATTTCAGATTATCTTATCAAGGTGAGTGAAGCCCCAATAAGAAAAAAAACAGCTGGGGAAAGTGAATTGACAGAAACTACAGTACCATCAGTTGCGCAGACATCATCAGACATTGAAGCTCTTAAGAATGAATCTCCACCACTAAGAACTTCTTGGGAAAAACAAGCAGTTCACAAAAATGACTCGTTACCTGAGAGTGATGAGCATCCAAAACAAGATTCATCACCTTCAGTTTCAGAAGAGGAGATTTCTTTCAGTAAAACTGGAACATCTTCGGCAAGG AGTGATAAATCTGAAGCACTTTCCGACGGAAGTGATTCGCGTAATGAAGAACCAGAATGTGATGTCATCAAATTTAAAGATAATCAGCTGGAGCAATCACCTGAACCAGAGAAGCTTACAAG